The nucleotide window AAACCAATGCTAATTAGCAACGAggtgtttcaaaaaaaaaggggggctgtgcgcctgcctttggcctcttcctcctttcttttggaAAGGCTTTTTGCAGAAACGTTCCTACCGCTGCCCTACAAAACAGGAGTGGGGGCCGCCCCCCCCCTTGACTTTCCTGTTTAGCCACAGGCTCCAGTAAAGTTCTGTGCAGGGGCGGGAGCTCTTACACAGGGAGTCGAACGCGCGGGTGCGCGGCTCTGCGCTGGACCCGCAGGTAGTGGGCACTTTTGCTAATCCTTGCAGGGATTTTCCTGATTGCTTTTCTCCCTACGCACTTTTTTGGTTTCAGACTAAATTTTACAGGgtgtccccctccttcccctcagtTTTCACCCTTTGCCTACCTCGGAAATGGTAAGTACTTACTGGGCTTGGTCGTAGATTATTGTCTGATCGCGTTTTCTTAAGAAGACGGTGGCCTCTAGCGCCCTTTCTCGGACTGTTCTCCTTACACATGTTTGCGTTGTAAAAGCAATGCAGGGCcagagaaggcagaggctcattcatttttttgggggggggatgttGGGGGTGGTGGTTGAGGCTTCCTGACATTCCTCcaatctcttcccttccccccatgCCTCCAGCCACTTCCTACCCCCAGCTTTCCGGAGCTGCCTCTgcgcccctcccccttctctccttaTCCACCCCCCCCAGGGAAAaaagtttgtattttgtttttgtctaagATGGTGGCAGCATGTCCCTGTGTGAGTTTGAAGGGCTCCGCAGAGGGCTTCTGTGCTTATTGCTTTCTGccataaattgctttttttttctcaaaacagaCATGACATTGAAAGGAAAAAGCTGCACAAACGACAGGTCTCCCAAACCTGCTTGTGCATGCCTGTatgtgaaaataagaaaacccaagactacttctttattttctttttaattttttttcaagactacttctttaaaagaattctaGAATCGTAAATTGTCACCACTTCAGCTGGCTTTTTCCCTCCAGTTTCACTTTATTGATTTCCATACGTGAccgtttatttttctctgtttccctcccctcccctctctgatATGTTTTTCAGGCAACATCTTCGTCGTGAGCCTCTCCGTGGCCGATATGTTGGTGGCCATCTACCCCTACCCTCTGATGCTGCATGCCATGGCCATTGGGGGCTGGGATCTGAGCCAACTGCAGTGCCAGATGGTCGGATTCATCACCGGGCTGAGTGTGGTCGGTTCTATCTTCAACATCGTGGCAATCGCCATCAACCGCTACTGCTACATCTGTCACAGCCTCCAGTACGAGCGGATCTTCAGTGTGCGCAACACCTGCATTTACCTGATCATCACCTGGATCATGACCGTCCTGGCTGTCCTGCCCAACATGTACATCGGCACCATCGAGTATGATCCTCGCACCTACACCTGCATCTTCAACTACCTGAACAACCCTGCCTTTGCTGTGACCATCGTCTGCATCCACTttgtcctccctctgctcatcgtGGGCTTCTGCTACGTGAGGATCTGGACCAAAGTGCTGGCAGCCCGTGACCCGGCCGGACAGAATCCTGACAACCAGCTTGCTGAGGTTCGCAATTTTCTAACCATGTTTGTGATCTTCCTCCTCTTTGCAGTGTGCTGGTGCCCTATCAACGTGCTCACTGTCTTGGTGGCTGTCAGTCCGAAGGAGATGGCAGGCAAGATCCCCAACTGGCTTTATCTTGCAGCCTACTTCATAGCCTACTTCAACAGCTGCCTCAACGCTGTGATCTACGGGCTCCTCAATGAGAATTTCCGAAGAGAGTACTGGACCATCTTCCATGCCATGCGGCACCCTATCCTGTTCCTCTCTGGCCTCATCACTGATATTCGTGAGACTCGGGAGGCCCGTGCCCTCGCCCgtgcccgcgcccgcgcccgcgacCAAGCCCGCGAACAAGCCCATGAACAAGAACCTGCCCGTGCCTGTCCTGCTGTGGAGGAGATGCCGATGAATGCCCGGAATGTTCCACTGCCTGGTGACGCTGCAGCTGGCCGACCTGAGCGTGCCTCTGGCCATCCCAAACCGGCCTCTGGCCACTCCAGGTCTGCCTCTGCCTACCGCAAGTCTGCCTCTAGCCACCATAAGTCCGTCTTTAGCCACTCCAAGCCCGCCTCTGGCCACTCCAAGCCCGCCTCTGGCCACCCCAAGTCTGCCACTGTCTATCCTAAGCCTGCCTCTGTCCACTTCAAGGCTGACTCTGTCCATTTCAAGCCTGCCTCTGTCCATTTCAAGGCTGACTCTGTCCATTTCAAGGCTGCCTCCAACCACCCTAAACCTGTCACTGGCCACCACATTCCTGCTGGCAGCCATTCCAAGGCTGTCTTGAGCCCTGCCACCAGCCCCCACAAGCCCACAACAGGCTACATCAAGCCTGCTGCCACCCACCCTGAGCCCACCACTGCTGATAATCCTGAGCCTGCTGCCGCCAGCTCCCCCCAGCCAGCGATCGCCAGCCCCCCAGAGCCTGCCAACGCTGGCCACCGTGAGCTCACTGCCTCCAGCTGCCCTGAGACCACCGCTGCTGGCCACGTTGAGTGTGATGTTGCTGACCTCCCTGAGCCTGTCTGCAGCCCTCCCAGTGCGTCTCCCGAGCCTGCTGCCAGCCCACTGGAGCTTGCCGCCGCCGCCAACCTTCCTGACCCCActgtgaccaccaccaccaccaccaccaccaccaccaccactgatTATCATAAGATTGTGGTTATTGATGTTGAAGCTGATTCTGATGAAATGGATGTGTGAAACATGCTCTTAGGGGTGGTCAAGTAGTGGTCCACTTTCAAGTTTGTTTAGCATATGTAATTCAAAGTGACATAACCTACTGCAcctgcacacagacacacacagacccaCAGACATGGTGTAAGCTACATCC belongs to Canis lupus familiaris isolate Mischka breed German Shepherd chromosome X, alternate assembly UU_Cfam_GSD_1.0, whole genome shotgun sequence and includes:
- the GPR50 gene encoding melatonin-related receptor, with protein sequence MGPTLAVPTPYGCIGCKLPQPDYPPALIIFMFCAMVITIVVDLIGNSMVILAVTKNKKLRNSGNIFVVSLSVADMLVAIYPYPLMLHAMAIGGWDLSQLQCQMVGFITGLSVVGSIFNIVAIAINRYCYICHSLQYERIFSVRNTCIYLIITWIMTVLAVLPNMYIGTIEYDPRTYTCIFNYLNNPAFAVTIVCIHFVLPLLIVGFCYVRIWTKVLAARDPAGQNPDNQLAEVRNFLTMFVIFLLFAVCWCPINVLTVLVAVSPKEMAGKIPNWLYLAAYFIAYFNSCLNAVIYGLLNENFRREYWTIFHAMRHPILFLSGLITDIRETREARALARARARARDQAREQAHEQEPARACPAVEEMPMNARNVPLPGDAAAGRPERASGHPKPASGHSRSASAYRKSASSHHKSVFSHSKPASGHSKPASGHPKSATVYPKPASVHFKADSVHFKPASVHFKADSVHFKAASNHPKPVTGHHIPAGSHSKAVLSPATSPHKPTTGYIKPAATHPEPTTADNPEPAAASSPQPAIASPPEPANAGHRELTASSCPETTAAGHVECDVADLPEPVCSPPSASPEPAASPLELAAAANLPDPTVTTTTTTTTTTTTDYHKIVVIDVEADSDEMDV